A portion of the Thermodesulfobacteriota bacterium genome contains these proteins:
- the purS gene encoding phosphoribosylformylglycinamidine synthase subunit PurS, whose amino-acid sequence MKEFNVKVEVKLKPVVLDPQGKTVLTALNNLGFKGVDDARVGKLIELKIKDDDAAKVKERVEDMCMKLLSNPVIEDFVVNVEE is encoded by the coding sequence ATGAAAGAGTTCAATGTCAAAGTTGAAGTTAAGTTAAAACCTGTTGTTTTGGACCCGCAGGGAAAAACCGTTCTTACAGCGCTTAATAATCTTGGATTCAAAGGCGTAGATGACGCTAGAGTCGGAAAGCTGATAGAGCTTAAAATCAAAGATGATGACGCTGCTAAAGTAAAAGAGCGCGTAGAAGATATGTGCATGAAGTTATTATCCAACCCAGTAATTGAGGATTTTGTTGTAAATGTCGAAGAATAA
- the purQ gene encoding phosphoribosylformylglycinamidine synthase subunit PurQ: MSKNNSYKFGIVVFPGSNCDHDCYHVIKHVFSQDCEFLWHHETDVERFDCIVLPGGFSYGDYLRTGSIASLSPIMKSVEKFANAGKPVIGICNGFQVLVESGLLPGALMKNSSLKFVCKWVSVRVESTNNLFTKSMDIGDTLDIPIAHAEGNYFCTPEVLEELNDNNQVAFRYSGKNGELDPQANPNGSIENIAGITNKAGNVLGMMPHPERCAEEILQGTQGRLIFESIISWLNLNNKEKGRA; this comes from the coding sequence ATGTCGAAGAATAATTCTTATAAATTTGGCATCGTAGTGTTTCCTGGGTCTAATTGCGACCATGACTGCTATCATGTAATAAAACATGTTTTCAGCCAGGACTGCGAGTTCTTATGGCACCATGAAACAGATGTTGAAAGGTTTGACTGCATAGTGCTTCCGGGTGGCTTTTCATACGGGGATTATCTAAGAACTGGTTCAATCGCCAGCCTGTCTCCAATAATGAAGTCAGTTGAGAAATTTGCTAATGCTGGCAAGCCTGTGATTGGAATATGTAATGGGTTTCAGGTTCTGGTTGAATCAGGGCTCTTGCCGGGAGCTCTTATGAAAAACTCTTCTCTAAAGTTTGTCTGCAAATGGGTAAGTGTAAGGGTCGAAAGTACAAATAACCTATTCACCAAGAGCATGGATATTGGCGATACACTTGATATTCCAATAGCACATGCAGAGGGGAATTATTTCTGCACTCCCGAGGTTCTAGAAGAGCTAAACGATAACAACCAAGTCGCATTTCGCTATTCTGGTAAAAACGGAGAACTTGATCCACAGGCCAATCCAAACGGCTCAATTGAAAATATAGCCGGTATAACTAACAAGGCCGGTAATGTTTTAGGCATGATGCCCCACCCTGAAAGGTGTGCTGAAGAGATTCTCCAAGGCACTCAGGGAAGATTAATTTTTGAATCAATTATCTCCTGGCTTAATCTAAACAATAAAGAAAAGGGCCGAGCTTAG
- a CDS encoding sulfurtransferase TusA family protein: MAEYKSDSQIDVTKEICPMTFVKTKLKLETMSSGEILEVTLREGEPLMNVPKSVEQDGHKILDLHQEGDIYKLLIERS, from the coding sequence ATGGCAGAATATAAATCAGATAGTCAAATAGATGTCACTAAAGAAATTTGCCCAATGACATTTGTAAAGACCAAGCTTAAGCTTGAGACGATGTCATCAGGTGAAATTCTAGAGGTAACACTCAGAGAGGGCGAGCCCTTGATGAACGTTCCAAAGAGCGTCGAGCAGGATGGTCATAAGATTTTAGACCTTCACCAAGAGGGTGACATATATAAACTTCTAATTGAGCGTAGTTAA
- a CDS encoding AAA family ATPase, with product MGKVICVANQKGGVGKTTTVINLAASLAVAQKKTLFIDFDPQGNATSGVGVDKDDGAQTIYNAVIGESSINDISINIEPESLGGYLTAVPANSELTGAEVELIHLERREWRLKDAIDSVRDQYDYIFIDCPPSLSLLTVNALAASDSVLVPVQCEYYAMEGLGQLQRTISLIKQRLNPELSIEGYLLTMFDSRNNICHMVANELRNYFDGEVFETIIHRNVRLAESPSHGKPALLYDVKSIGAKSYISLAQEVIARNGGSTVEEV from the coding sequence AAACTACAACTGTAATTAATCTAGCTGCCTCACTTGCCGTTGCACAAAAGAAAACTTTATTCATAGATTTTGACCCTCAGGGTAATGCCACAAGTGGAGTTGGAGTAGATAAGGATGATGGTGCTCAAACCATATATAATGCGGTTATTGGCGAATCAAGCATAAATGATATTTCCATAAATATAGAACCAGAGTCTTTGGGAGGATATTTAACTGCGGTACCGGCAAACTCAGAACTAACCGGCGCAGAAGTAGAACTAATTCATTTGGAAAGAAGAGAGTGGAGGCTTAAGGATGCAATTGATTCTGTGAGAGACCAATATGATTACATCTTTATAGACTGCCCTCCTTCACTTAGTCTATTAACTGTAAACGCGCTAGCAGCATCTGACTCTGTTTTGGTTCCTGTTCAGTGCGAGTATTATGCAATGGAAGGTTTGGGACAGTTGCAGAGGACTATATCCCTTATAAAACAAAGACTAAACCCTGAGCTTAGTATCGAGGGTTACTTGCTAACGATGTTCGATTCTAGAAATAATATTTGTCATATGGTCGCGAATGAGCTAAGAAACTATTTTGACGGCGAAGTTTTCGAAACTATAATTCATAGGAATGTCAGGCTCGCTGAATCACCAAGCCATGGCAAGCCCGCTCTTCTCTATGATGTGAAGTCTATTGGAGCTAAAAGCTATATCTCGTTAGCACAAGAGGTAATAGCGCGTAACGGAGGTAGTACAGTTGAAGAAGTCTAA
- a CDS encoding ParB/RepB/Spo0J family partition protein, with product MKKSNLGRGLDALIPKEDIQHGYVVTSINEVKPNLFQPRKEFDDEAIDELANSIKEKGILQPLVVRTIEQGYEIIAGERRWRAAQRAGVTRVPVIIKEASDREVLELALIENLQREDLNPIEEAVAYQHLIDEFEMTHDDVSKQIGKDRSTITNQLRLLRLPEEVKVALIAGDITAGHARAILSIESEAEAKEALNAIQKQRLSVRNTEQLIKKISKRKKKETTNNEENIYLRQVTDDLKNALSTQVKIVDKGGKGKIEIDYYSNDELERLTSILKGNYE from the coding sequence TTGAAGAAGTCTAATCTGGGTAGGGGCCTTGATGCCTTAATACCCAAAGAGGATATACAGCATGGTTATGTAGTCACATCTATAAATGAGGTTAAGCCCAATTTATTTCAACCGAGAAAGGAATTTGACGATGAGGCGATAGATGAGCTTGCAAATTCAATAAAGGAAAAGGGAATACTTCAGCCGCTTGTTGTCAGAACCATTGAGCAAGGTTATGAGATTATTGCAGGTGAGAGAAGGTGGCGTGCAGCGCAAAGGGCCGGAGTGACAAGAGTGCCTGTGATAATAAAGGAGGCATCAGACCGTGAAGTACTGGAGCTTGCGCTTATAGAAAACCTTCAGCGAGAGGATCTAAACCCCATTGAGGAAGCGGTTGCCTATCAGCATTTGATTGATGAGTTCGAAATGACCCACGATGATGTATCAAAGCAAATAGGGAAAGACCGCTCAACCATTACCAATCAGCTTAGGTTATTAAGACTCCCCGAAGAGGTCAAGGTGGCTTTAATAGCGGGTGACATAACTGCAGGTCATGCGAGAGCGATTCTCAGCATAGAATCAGAGGCTGAAGCTAAAGAGGCGCTTAACGCGATTCAAAAGCAAAGACTCTCGGTAAGAAATACTGAGCAGCTTATAAAAAAAATATCAAAGCGAAAGAAAAAAGAGACTACAAATAACGAGGAAAATATCTACCTTCGCCAAGTCACGGATGACCTTAAGAACGCTCTTAGCACTCAGGTCAAAATTGTTGATAAAGGCGGCAAAGGCAAAATAGAGATTGATTACTATTCAAACGATGAGCTTGAGAGACTGACATCAATCCTGAAAGGAAATTATGAATAA